One part of the Dioscorea cayenensis subsp. rotundata cultivar TDr96_F1 chromosome 2, TDr96_F1_v2_PseudoChromosome.rev07_lg8_w22 25.fasta, whole genome shotgun sequence genome encodes these proteins:
- the LOC120274094 gene encoding zeatin O-glucosyltransferase-like translates to MGFPNQDTKIPILVVPFPAQGHLNQLLHFSLLLSSHGFPIHFASSSIHNHQARHRLRGWSSTSPHNITFHDIPIPSLPPSNPNPNAIHNFPSHLIPVWDSVIHHLRSPLASLLHSLSSSSPLILIHDPLMSHVGHDAALIPSIHTFKFQCVPAFTQLAFTYELSSKPFPQDNNVLFSPLPNCCPEEFWTFLMKHDYESPCEGVLVNTARTIEEPFIDRLAKEDDFVGKKIFTVGPVSPLTVTDHKSGPRHPCLEWLDKQPSRSVVYVAFGSTTTMSDEQLKEIALGLEKSKQRFIWVLREADRGDISKEGELIREKSLLLDFDKRVEGMGIVVRGWAPQLDILAHGSTAAFMSHCGWNSCMEGMSMGAALLTWPMHSDQPRNALMITEHLKVGVMVREWEKRDEILKGEHVDEAIRKVMVDEGGVEIRKRAKELGERIRSGTKEGGSSYEQLLAFIDHISRCY, encoded by the coding sequence ATGGGATTTCCAAACCAGGATACCAAAATCCCAATTCTAGTAGTCCCATTCCCAGCACAAGGCCACCTCAACCAGCTCCTCCATTTCTCCCTCCTTCTCTCTTCCCATGGCTTCCCCATCCACTTCGCCTCCTCCTCCATCCACAACCACCAAGCCCGCCACCGTCTCCGAGGTTGGTCCTCTACATCCCCCCACAACATCACCTTCCATGATATCCCCATCCCTTCTCTTCCTCCATCCAACCCCAACCCCAACGCCATTCACAACTTCCCTTCCCACCTAATCCCTGTTTGGGATTCCGTCATCCACCATCTCCGTTCTCCTCTCGCCTCTCTCCTCCActccctctcctcctcctcccctcTCATCCTCATCCATGACCCTCTCATGTCCCATGTCGGCCATGATGCCGCTTTAATCCCTTCTATCCACACTTTCAAGTTCCAGTGCGTCCCTGCCTTCACTCAACTAGCGTTCACCTACGAACTCAGCTCCAAACCATTCCCTCAGGACAACAACGTCCTCTTCTCCCCCTTACCCAACTGCTGCCCTGAAGAGTTCTGGACCTTTTTAATGAAACATGATTATGAGAGCCCATGCGAAGGGGTGCTCGTCAACACGGCACGCACCATTGAAGAACCTTTCATTGATCGTCTTGCCAAAGAAGATGACTTTGTTGGCAAGAAGATTTTTACAGTGGGTCCTGTGAGTCCACTCACTGTAACTGATCATAAGTCTGGACCTCGTCATCCGTGTCTTGAATGGTTGGACAAGCAACCGTCCAGGTCAGTGGTGTATGTAGCTTTTGGAAGCACAACGACAATGTCAGATGAGCAGTTAAAGGAGATAGCATTGGGTTTGGAGAAAAGCAAGCAGAGGTTTATTTGGGTTTTAAGAGAAGCTGATCGAGGGGATATAAGTAAAGAAGGGGAACTTATAAGGGAGAAGAGCCTGTTGTTGGACTTTGATAAGAGAGTTGAAGGGATGGGAATTGTAGTGCGAGGATGGGCACCACAACTGGATATACTAGCCCATGGTTCAACAGCAGCTTTCATGAGTCACTGTGGATGGAACTCATGCATGGAAGGGATGAGCATGGGGGCGGCTCTGCTGACGTGGCCCATGCATTCGGACCAACCAAGGAATGCACTGATGATAACTGAGCATCTTAAGGTTGGGGTGATGGTGAGGGAGTGGGAAAAAAGGGATGAGATTTTGAAGGGAGAGCATGTGGATGAAGCTATCCGGAAGGTGATGGTGGATGAAGGAGGGGTGGAAATTAGGAAAAGGGCTAAGGAGTTGGGAGAGAGGATTAGGAGTGGTACTAAGGAAGGAGGGTCATCTTATGAACAACTTTTGGCTTTTATTGATCATATTAGTAGATGTTATTAG